One region of Aminobacterium colombiense DSM 12261 genomic DNA includes:
- the dxs gene encoding 1-deoxy-D-xylulose-5-phosphate synthase has protein sequence MRILNKLTDYRDLKDMSRGALDFLCQDIREEIIRVVTKNGGHLASSLGAVELIVALLRQFNPLEDRIIFDVGHQAYAYKILTDRKDQFATLRQWGGISGFPKREESPCDHFNVGHSSTSLSAALGYCKARDIQNQKHHVVAVIGDGALLNGLSFEALNYTKDAHTKVIYILNDNKMSIGHRVGGFASHLAKLSSSQAYNSLKKYIKESCASIPQGQSIENVLAKFKDHIKSLVKPDNIFDELDINYWGPFDGHNIEEMETVLKMAKSYHKSVLIHVVTKKGKGLPCAEKHPDTYHGVPVNGFVKKTTGTSWSASATEVLCSMAEKDSRIVCLTAAMKNGTRLDEFALRFPDRFFDVGIAEEHMLTMAAGMAAGGLRPVVFIYSTFLQRAMDQLAHDIALQDLPVVIAVDRGGLVGEDGETHQGLFDIAWCKTIPNVNMLIPRDRIDLEKAFQFGLAHHKPTIIRYSRGIAPEAIIRHETTPALSPFQSEILMDGKEWTLIGMGATIDLCLKSRERAIEEGVPAPSVMDLRCAKPLDWTTLDKTLQKDNLVIILEEGYKFGGVGEAIASRSAEFAFKARVLPLGIPDLFVPHGTPAIQREYCGLTYQRVVNCYKEEAQRKSR, from the coding sequence ATGCGAATTTTGAACAAACTGACAGACTATCGTGATCTAAAAGATATGTCCCGCGGAGCCCTGGATTTTTTATGCCAGGATATACGGGAAGAGATTATACGAGTTGTAACCAAAAACGGGGGACATCTAGCATCGTCTCTTGGCGCCGTTGAACTTATCGTGGCACTATTGCGGCAATTCAACCCCCTTGAAGATAGAATTATTTTCGACGTAGGACATCAGGCCTACGCTTATAAGATTCTCACTGATAGAAAAGATCAGTTTGCCACCCTTCGTCAATGGGGTGGAATAAGCGGCTTTCCCAAGCGTGAAGAAAGCCCCTGTGACCATTTCAACGTTGGACATAGCAGTACTTCCTTATCCGCTGCCCTAGGGTACTGTAAAGCCCGTGATATTCAGAACCAAAAGCACCATGTGGTGGCTGTCATTGGCGATGGAGCTCTTTTGAATGGATTGTCCTTTGAAGCCTTAAACTACACAAAAGACGCCCATACCAAAGTGATATACATACTGAATGATAACAAAATGTCCATCGGCCATCGTGTTGGAGGCTTTGCATCTCATTTGGCCAAATTAAGCTCTAGCCAGGCATATAACAGCTTGAAGAAATATATTAAAGAATCCTGCGCCTCTATACCTCAGGGTCAGTCAATAGAAAATGTTTTGGCTAAATTTAAGGACCATATAAAATCCCTGGTGAAACCTGACAATATCTTTGACGAACTTGATATCAATTATTGGGGCCCCTTTGACGGACATAACATAGAGGAAATGGAAACGGTTCTTAAAATGGCAAAAAGCTATCATAAGTCCGTACTGATCCATGTAGTGACGAAAAAGGGGAAAGGGCTTCCCTGTGCTGAAAAACATCCTGATACCTATCATGGAGTACCTGTAAATGGATTTGTAAAAAAAACTACAGGTACAAGCTGGAGTGCTTCCGCTACTGAAGTATTATGCTCAATGGCAGAAAAGGATTCCCGTATAGTCTGTCTCACAGCAGCCATGAAGAATGGAACCCGCCTCGATGAATTTGCCCTCCGTTTTCCCGACCGTTTCTTTGATGTGGGAATAGCCGAAGAGCACATGCTTACCATGGCGGCCGGGATGGCGGCCGGTGGGCTCAGACCGGTTGTGTTCATCTATTCCACCTTTCTTCAAAGGGCTATGGATCAGCTGGCCCACGATATCGCCCTTCAAGATCTCCCTGTGGTCATAGCCGTGGATAGAGGAGGCCTTGTCGGTGAAGACGGGGAAACGCATCAGGGACTTTTTGATATTGCCTGGTGCAAAACTATACCTAACGTAAATATGCTTATTCCTAGAGACAGGATAGATCTCGAAAAAGCCTTTCAGTTCGGCCTGGCTCACCATAAGCCAACAATCATCCGATATTCAAGGGGAATTGCCCCGGAAGCAATAATTCGTCATGAGACAACGCCGGCACTATCCCCTTTTCAGAGTGAAATCCTGATGGATGGTAAGGAGTGGACCCTTATAGGGATGGGGGCGACCATTGATCTCTGCCTGAAAAGCCGGGAAAGGGCCATAGAGGAAGGAGTACCAGCCCCATCTGTTATGGACCTTCGATGTGCCAAACCCCTGGACTGGACCACCCTTGACAAAACCCTCCAAAAGGATAACCTCGTAATCATTTTGGAAGAGGGGTATAAATTCGGCGGGGTAGGCGAAGCCATTGCGTCCAGAAGCGCAGAATTCGCTTTTAAAGCCCGTGTTCTCCCTTTAGGGATCCCCGATCTCTTCGTTCCTCACGGAACACCCGCAATTCAAAGAGAATACTGCGGCTTAACGTATCAGAGAGTGGTGAATTGTTATAAAGAAGAAGCTCAAAGAAAGAGTCGATAA
- a CDS encoding ribosomal-processing cysteine protease Prp yields the protein MTIITITRQSGEIVSVEAMGHSGYAKAGSDIVCAGISALVQALAVGIKEVACVEKASFLVDEENATIKIWWPRTEKKEIQVLAETIVLSLKTISESYAGYVKFMEVRK from the coding sequence ATGACAATTATTACTATTACAAGACAAAGCGGGGAGATCGTTTCAGTGGAAGCAATGGGGCACTCTGGATACGCTAAAGCAGGAAGTGACATTGTTTGTGCAGGAATATCAGCACTTGTTCAAGCTTTAGCAGTGGGAATCAAAGAGGTGGCCTGCGTCGAGAAAGCTTCTTTTTTAGTGGATGAAGAAAACGCCACCATAAAAATATGGTGGCCCAGAACCGAAAAAAAAGAGATACAGGTGCTGGCTGAAACAATAGTTTTATCTCTAAAGACAATTTCTGAAAGTTATGCCGGTTATGTTAAATTTATGGAGGTGCGAAAATAA
- a CDS encoding LCP family protein, translating into MKITKIALIATLAVLSIGAGVFFRLQNIVAPQPEHIKESISYDKETGNINVLVVGIDDVEGGHRSDTIGLATIDIDDKIVRFMSLPRDTRVQIPGHGWQKLNHAYAYGGTDLLRQTIINYLGLPINYHVLVNYESFPKIVDMIGGVEINVEKRLYYQDKAGKLFINIPKGLRQMNGKTALEYVRFRNDALGDIGRVQRQQQFIKAVMKKVQSPEMLPKLPDFAKEILNLVNTNMTMTQAVQLTSYLRDINTQNMAFFTLPGKAAYISNVSYWLGDLAAASTLLSGPLPGEESAAEEAATQTAAIQTVEEQNLMELVKKLNMPIAILNGDGQAGLGKTASSYFQKAGIDVAYVGNAKHYDYHYSSIQYPTKKGDEAQQNANILKEICGISNQLVQVNETIAHVTLVLGHDKDTILNRVKNITTKQ; encoded by the coding sequence ATGAAAATCACCAAAATCGCGTTAATTGCCACTTTAGCTGTACTTTCAATAGGAGCAGGTGTTTTCTTTCGACTGCAGAACATTGTTGCCCCTCAACCAGAACATATAAAAGAAAGTATTTCCTATGACAAGGAAACTGGGAATATAAATGTTCTCGTAGTAGGCATTGATGATGTGGAAGGAGGACATCGCTCTGATACCATTGGACTTGCGACCATTGACATAGACGATAAAATTGTTCGTTTCATGTCTCTCCCAAGAGATACACGAGTACAAATCCCGGGGCATGGCTGGCAAAAACTCAATCACGCCTATGCTTACGGTGGAACTGACCTGTTACGGCAAACCATTATCAATTATCTTGGTCTTCCAATTAATTATCATGTACTGGTCAACTATGAAAGCTTCCCTAAAATAGTTGACATGATTGGTGGAGTAGAGATCAACGTGGAAAAAAGACTATACTATCAGGATAAGGCAGGAAAACTTTTCATCAATATACCTAAAGGACTGCGACAAATGAACGGAAAGACAGCCCTTGAATATGTACGTTTTAGAAATGATGCCTTGGGAGATATTGGAAGAGTGCAGCGACAACAGCAATTTATCAAAGCAGTCATGAAGAAGGTACAATCACCAGAGATGCTGCCAAAGCTGCCAGACTTCGCAAAGGAGATCCTTAATCTCGTCAATACGAACATGACAATGACCCAGGCAGTACAGTTGACTTCCTATCTCAGAGATATAAATACTCAAAATATGGCATTTTTTACATTGCCAGGAAAAGCCGCTTATATATCTAATGTAAGCTACTGGCTTGGAGACCTCGCTGCGGCATCAACGTTACTCAGCGGCCCGTTGCCTGGAGAAGAAAGTGCCGCAGAAGAAGCCGCAACTCAAACAGCAGCTATACAGACAGTAGAAGAACAGAACTTAATGGAACTTGTAAAAAAGCTGAACATGCCTATAGCTATTCTTAACGGAGACGGGCAAGCGGGACTAGGCAAGACAGCATCTTCCTATTTCCAAAAAGCCGGAATTGACGTCGCCTATGTAGGAAATGCCAAACATTATGACTACCATTATTCAAGCATACAATACCCGACCAAAAAGGGCGATGAAGCACAGCAAAACGCAAATATACTCAAAGAGATCTGTGGTATTTCGAATCAGCTTGTACAAGTAAACGAAACAATAGCCCACGTAACGCTTGTACTTGGACACGATAAGGATACAATATTAAATAGAGTAAAGAACATTACAACAAAACAGTAA
- the rsfS gene encoding ribosome silencing factor — translation MSDKKELVNQYMFLLDALADKRGLDITLMDLGEKSTISDTFILVTANSDIHMGTLLNATEEALDKKGVSSIIEGRNSTQWCLIDAGNIVIHIFSRKGREFYHLEKVWGDCPSYSYEYLD, via the coding sequence ATGAGTGATAAAAAGGAGTTAGTGAACCAATATATGTTTTTACTTGACGCTCTGGCCGATAAAAGGGGCCTAGATATTACCCTGATGGATCTTGGGGAAAAATCAACCATATCAGATACCTTTATACTCGTGACGGCCAATTCAGATATTCATATGGGAACCCTGCTAAACGCGACAGAAGAAGCACTCGACAAAAAAGGGGTGTCATCGATTATAGAAGGACGCAACAGCACCCAGTGGTGCCTGATAGATGCGGGAAACATTGTTATTCATATATTTAGCCGCAAGGGACGAGAATTTTATCATTTAGAAAAGGTCTGGGGAGATTGTCCTTCTTATTCATACGAATATCTTGACTAA
- a CDS encoding TlyA family RNA methyltransferase translates to MKKKLKERVDKLIVERKLAATRAKAQALILEGKVFSSQQKIDKAGTLLPEDAPLEIRTNESEWVSRGAYKLLRALEVFSVDPKGKVCMDLGASTGGFTDVLLARGARRVYAVDVGYGQLAWKLRNDSRVVVMERTNARYLQREHFDEPLDMVTIDASFISLKLLLPVVDSLISKGGSIICLVKPQFEAGKDRLGKGGIVRKPEIHKDILTEVAFFIEEQTTLRLKGATWSPIKGPKGNIEFLFYLQKNGHGNSHAIDFDTLVEESHRTLIN, encoded by the coding sequence ATAAAGAAGAAGCTCAAAGAAAGAGTCGATAAACTTATTGTAGAAAGAAAACTGGCTGCAACAAGGGCGAAGGCTCAGGCTCTTATTCTGGAAGGCAAGGTCTTCTCGTCCCAGCAAAAAATTGATAAAGCTGGAACCTTGCTTCCGGAAGACGCACCTCTTGAAATAAGAACAAACGAGAGTGAATGGGTGAGCAGAGGCGCCTATAAACTTCTACGGGCTCTTGAGGTTTTTTCTGTGGATCCGAAAGGCAAGGTTTGCATGGATTTGGGAGCGTCTACCGGTGGTTTTACAGATGTTCTTCTTGCTAGAGGGGCCCGTCGAGTTTACGCAGTGGATGTGGGCTATGGCCAGTTAGCCTGGAAATTGCGAAACGATTCAAGAGTGGTCGTTATGGAACGAACTAACGCCCGCTATTTGCAGCGGGAGCATTTTGATGAGCCTCTGGACATGGTGACCATTGATGCTTCCTTTATTTCATTGAAGCTCCTCCTCCCTGTAGTTGACAGTCTTATTTCAAAGGGAGGAAGTATAATATGTCTTGTAAAACCACAGTTCGAGGCAGGGAAAGACCGCCTTGGTAAGGGTGGAATCGTTCGAAAGCCCGAAATTCATAAAGATATTCTCACGGAGGTTGCATTTTTTATAGAAGAACAAACAACATTGCGGCTTAAGGGAGCTACATGGTCTCCCATAAAAGGGCCAAAAGGAAACATAGAGTTTTTATTCTACCTGCAAAAAAATGGGCATGGGAATTCTCATGCCATTGATTTTGATACACTAGTAGAAGAAAGCCATAGAACTCTTATAAATTGA
- the nadD gene encoding nicotinate-nucleotide adenylyltransferase produces MNLDGHVIRTRKIGIMGGTFDPIHYGHLLAAEETFFALGLDEVIFVPTGDPPHKRMKGVSLAEDRYTMTLLATLANPHFKLSRIEIDRKESSHTVDTLREMRHWYAPDSVQFFFITGLDAVLNITTWKEYKTLPTLCKIVAVNRPGYQTEKLGLLPDLLPEEFKGHVIPLETPLLSISSTEIRKRIESGKNIRYLVPELVERYIYKKGLYKRIGR; encoded by the coding sequence GTGAATTTGGACGGACATGTGATTCGAACTAGAAAAATAGGAATAATGGGTGGGACATTCGATCCCATCCATTATGGACATCTTCTGGCAGCGGAAGAAACCTTTTTTGCGTTGGGTCTTGATGAGGTAATATTTGTCCCTACCGGAGATCCACCACATAAACGCATGAAGGGCGTTTCCTTAGCGGAAGATCGCTATACTATGACACTATTGGCAACGCTTGCCAATCCTCATTTCAAACTGTCGAGGATTGAAATTGACCGCAAAGAGTCTAGCCATACAGTAGACACGTTGCGGGAGATGCGCCATTGGTACGCACCGGATAGCGTTCAGTTTTTCTTTATTACTGGCCTTGATGCCGTGCTAAACATCACTACATGGAAAGAATACAAGACTCTTCCTACGTTATGCAAGATTGTTGCAGTTAATAGACCAGGCTACCAAACAGAAAAATTGGGGTTACTTCCTGATCTATTGCCAGAAGAGTTTAAAGGACATGTTATACCTCTTGAAACGCCTCTTCTTTCCATTTCCAGCACAGAAATTAGGAAACGCATTGAAAGCGGAAAAAACATACGCTATTTAGTGCCGGAGCTTGTAGAACGGTATATCTATAAAAAAGGTCTATACAAAAGGATTGGGCGGTGA
- a CDS encoding NAD(+)/NADH kinase, protein MEKKIGMLVNTQKKGALDMANRLVQWGKKKGIVFLFPPHEASILGVQATPDDVWKSTIDFAVVIGGDGTFLRASRYILNHSISLYGINLGHLGFLACGKPEEAEADLEQILREEYALQQHRILEGIIWREGRRKHTLYALNDLVLTKGAFARVITIEIRIDNRYFNMLPADGVIVSTPTGSTAYALSAGGPIVPPHVPCMVLAPICAHTLYARPVIVGENDVISLIPRGTHRDLMLTQDGQLGYEILPGDRIELSLSRDKVVNVVTLPQRTYFDLLQEKLKWGQGIERNENKE, encoded by the coding sequence ATGGAAAAGAAGATTGGCATGCTCGTCAACACACAAAAGAAAGGTGCACTCGATATGGCCAACCGTCTTGTTCAATGGGGGAAAAAGAAAGGAATAGTTTTTCTCTTTCCACCCCACGAAGCTTCCATATTGGGGGTGCAAGCGACTCCTGACGACGTATGGAAATCCACAATAGACTTCGCTGTGGTTATTGGCGGTGATGGTACCTTTCTACGGGCAAGCCGATATATACTCAATCACTCTATTTCCCTATATGGTATTAATCTCGGACACCTAGGATTTCTAGCTTGCGGGAAACCAGAAGAAGCCGAAGCTGACCTGGAACAGATTTTACGTGAAGAATACGCACTGCAGCAGCATCGTATCCTTGAGGGAATTATCTGGAGGGAAGGACGGCGCAAGCATACGCTCTATGCCCTCAACGATCTCGTTCTTACCAAAGGGGCCTTTGCCAGAGTCATTACTATAGAAATCCGCATAGACAATCGTTATTTCAATATGTTACCGGCAGATGGCGTTATTGTTTCCACTCCTACAGGTTCAACCGCGTACGCTCTTTCAGCGGGAGGGCCCATTGTGCCTCCCCATGTTCCTTGTATGGTGCTTGCTCCCATCTGTGCCCACACCTTATATGCCCGTCCCGTTATCGTAGGAGAAAATGACGTTATCAGCCTCATCCCTCGTGGAACCCATCGTGACCTTATGCTAACCCAGGATGGGCAGCTTGGATATGAGATTTTGCCAGGAGACCGTATCGAGCTTTCTCTTTCCCGAGATAAAGTTGTCAATGTCGTGACACTGCCTCAAAGAACATACTTTGATCTCCTACAGGAAAAGCTAAAGTGGGGACAAGGTATCGAGCGAAACGAAAACAAGGAGTGA
- the rplU gene encoding 50S ribosomal protein L21, with product MYAIVETGGKQYRVESGDVVRIESLHVDEGASLVFDKILMVSNDSEVQVGTPYLSDATVNATVVRHGRAPKILVFKYKSKKNYRRMRGHRQNFTEVKIDSINA from the coding sequence ATGTATGCTATTGTAGAAACAGGTGGGAAACAGTATAGGGTAGAGTCTGGAGACGTAGTGCGTATCGAAAGCCTTCACGTAGATGAAGGGGCATCTCTGGTCTTTGATAAGATTCTTATGGTATCTAATGACAGTGAAGTTCAGGTGGGGACACCTTATCTTTCTGACGCAACAGTAAATGCTACTGTCGTTCGGCACGGAAGAGCCCCAAAGATTCTTGTCTTCAAGTATAAAAGCAAGAAGAATTACCGACGGATGAGGGGACATCGTCAGAATTTTACAGAAGTTAAAATCGACTCCATCAACGCCTAG
- the obgE gene encoding GTPase ObgE — translation MKFVDLVRIMVRAGRGGNGCISFRREKFVPKGGPDGANGGNGGNIILKAVEGIHTLADFEFEKKFRAEHGEPGQGQKKVGKTGKDLIILVPCGTIVYDENTGEPLADLVEPGDQVVAAKGGRGGRGNMHFATSMRRVPRFAEKGDEGEERNLRLELKLIADVGLVGLPNAGKSSLLAAISNARPKIAGYPFTTLSPNLGILAVDDDRIVVADVPGLIEGAHENKGLGIYFLRHIERTRVLIHVLDLSVGTPEDVLYQWEVICSEFKAYKESLLERPYMVVGNKIDIERGHENAPAIESFMKARNIPYYNTSAITGEGIAEFMGNIVALCREHTRPHSEIRLFETLEHPEERAATSRRRFEKARVVKLDDDAGFRVIHEGLEKILKRYDFEQDDALYHFARLLKKYRIEELLEKEGAKEGDTVVIGEIEFEYQPEQVQE, via the coding sequence ATGAAATTTGTTGATCTAGTACGTATTATGGTCAGAGCCGGACGAGGCGGAAACGGCTGCATTAGCTTTCGCCGTGAGAAGTTTGTCCCAAAAGGCGGCCCAGATGGAGCTAACGGCGGCAACGGTGGGAATATCATTCTCAAAGCAGTAGAGGGCATTCATACCTTAGCTGACTTCGAATTTGAAAAGAAATTTAGAGCAGAACATGGTGAACCTGGACAAGGACAAAAGAAAGTCGGTAAGACTGGCAAAGACCTTATTATTCTCGTCCCCTGTGGTACTATAGTATACGATGAGAATACTGGCGAACCACTCGCCGACCTTGTAGAACCTGGCGACCAGGTAGTAGCAGCAAAGGGAGGCAGGGGAGGCAGAGGGAATATGCATTTTGCAACCTCTATGAGAAGGGTTCCAAGATTCGCAGAAAAAGGCGATGAAGGAGAAGAAAGAAACCTGCGGCTTGAACTCAAACTCATTGCGGATGTGGGATTAGTAGGCCTTCCTAATGCAGGAAAATCAAGTCTTTTGGCCGCAATTTCCAATGCGCGGCCTAAGATAGCTGGATACCCCTTTACAACACTTTCTCCTAATTTGGGGATCCTTGCGGTAGATGACGATCGAATTGTAGTTGCAGATGTGCCTGGACTAATAGAAGGCGCGCATGAGAATAAAGGGCTGGGTATATATTTTCTCCGCCATATAGAGCGGACCCGCGTGCTTATTCATGTTCTCGACCTAAGTGTGGGCACCCCAGAGGATGTGCTTTACCAATGGGAAGTCATTTGCAGTGAATTTAAAGCCTATAAGGAAAGTCTTCTAGAAAGGCCTTATATGGTGGTGGGCAACAAGATAGATATAGAGCGAGGCCATGAAAATGCCCCAGCTATAGAGTCTTTTATGAAAGCCAGGAATATCCCCTATTACAACACAAGTGCCATTACTGGCGAAGGAATAGCCGAGTTTATGGGAAATATCGTAGCACTGTGCAGAGAACATACCAGGCCTCACAGCGAGATACGTCTATTTGAAACTCTGGAACACCCAGAAGAAAGAGCTGCAACTTCAAGAAGGAGATTTGAAAAGGCCCGTGTTGTCAAACTTGATGATGACGCTGGATTCAGAGTCATCCATGAAGGACTGGAAAAAATACTGAAGCGTTACGATTTTGAACAGGACGACGCGTTGTATCATTTCGCAAGGCTTCTCAAAAAATATCGTATTGAAGAGCTTTTGGAAAAAGAAGGTGCCAAAGAAGGAGATACAGTGGTTATAGGGGAAATAGAATTCGAATACCAACCCGAACAGGTTCAAGAGTAA
- a CDS encoding DNA repair protein RecN, with the protein MLEELSLRNIGGLDSAHLHFKGRFIAITGESGAGKSSIVRALEFASGKRAQSELIRAGEEEAEVIALFFCPRTLQLPEEISSEEGNLFLKRVFTRNGRGKTFIQGKLFPLSLFNEVAAPLLRIQSQFAQLELLDSDRQRDILDSYGGEEIICLKNELRSVFSNALLKEKELRSVEKKQKEVIDRYENANSILQSFKSISPESNSEAIWEGRLERISKSIDEHTKLEQILARLTGGKTGEGIADSIENLCLELTQIISPDTEKGSKYQELGNNALVFLQKLSQSLTVLLSEQSLSDLYAEQEEIENKLGTLRKLKRLAGVRTLEELTNYCKEAEMNLTWLNESYRRSEQSGAEAKKLRREASRLALELRKKRERTARSLEEAVNHSLRDMAMEDITFSITLSDLGKIKSTGADEISFLMASGMMPPGPVMKIASGGELSRLLLALQLALPDSQLPGTLVFDEVEAGLGGKAAVLAGYKLKQLAEKCRVILITHEATIAALAEQHFVVARQENKSFIKEIEKDERVLEIARMLSGNTTLLEAQEHAGKLLSQ; encoded by the coding sequence GTGCTCGAAGAGCTTTCGTTACGAAATATAGGAGGGCTGGATTCTGCCCACCTACACTTTAAGGGGCGTTTTATAGCCATTACTGGTGAAAGCGGCGCGGGGAAAAGCAGCATTGTGAGGGCTCTGGAGTTTGCCAGTGGCAAAAGGGCCCAATCTGAGCTGATTCGGGCCGGTGAGGAAGAAGCAGAAGTAATTGCCCTTTTTTTCTGCCCTAGAACCCTTCAGTTACCAGAAGAGATAAGCTCTGAAGAGGGAAACCTCTTTTTAAAACGAGTCTTTACAAGAAATGGACGAGGAAAGACCTTCATACAGGGAAAACTTTTTCCTCTCTCACTTTTTAATGAAGTGGCAGCACCCCTATTGCGCATACAAAGCCAGTTCGCACAACTTGAGCTTCTTGATTCAGACAGACAACGGGACATACTCGACAGTTATGGCGGCGAAGAAATAATTTGTCTGAAAAACGAATTACGTTCCGTCTTTTCTAATGCTCTGTTGAAAGAGAAAGAGCTGCGGTCCGTAGAAAAGAAACAAAAGGAAGTTATAGATCGATATGAGAATGCCAATTCGATCCTTCAGTCCTTTAAGAGCATTTCTCCTGAATCCAACAGCGAGGCGATATGGGAGGGACGTCTTGAAAGGATATCTAAAAGCATAGATGAACATACCAAACTAGAGCAGATACTCGCGCGGTTAACAGGAGGAAAAACTGGGGAGGGCATCGCTGACTCTATAGAGAACCTGTGCCTCGAGTTGACTCAGATTATTTCCCCTGATACGGAAAAGGGCTCTAAATATCAAGAGCTGGGGAACAATGCCCTTGTCTTCTTACAGAAACTTTCCCAAAGTTTAACCGTTCTTTTATCAGAACAATCACTTTCGGATCTTTATGCCGAGCAGGAAGAAATTGAAAATAAATTAGGAACGCTGCGAAAGCTTAAGCGTTTGGCAGGCGTCAGGACCCTTGAAGAACTTACCAACTATTGCAAAGAGGCTGAAATGAACCTGACATGGCTCAATGAGAGCTATCGGCGCTCAGAGCAAAGTGGAGCAGAAGCAAAGAAACTGAGAAGAGAAGCGAGCAGACTGGCACTTGAGCTCAGAAAGAAGAGGGAAAGAACAGCCCGTTCCCTTGAAGAAGCTGTCAACCATTCTCTCCGGGACATGGCCATGGAGGATATAACATTTTCAATAACCCTCTCAGACCTTGGCAAGATTAAAAGTACCGGTGCTGATGAAATCTCGTTTTTAATGGCAAGCGGAATGATGCCTCCTGGACCGGTAATGAAAATAGCCTCAGGAGGGGAGTTGAGCAGGCTGTTGTTAGCTTTGCAACTGGCCCTTCCTGATAGCCAACTTCCTGGAACCCTCGTATTTGATGAGGTTGAAGCTGGGCTGGGGGGGAAAGCCGCGGTTTTAGCCGGATACAAGCTCAAACAACTTGCAGAAAAGTGCCGGGTAATATTAATCACCCATGAAGCTACTATAGCGGCATTAGCTGAACAACACTTTGTAGTGGCCCGACAGGAAAATAAAAGCTTTATTAAAGAAATAGAAAAGGACGAGCGGGTACTTGAGATTGCCAGGATGCTTTCAGGAAACACAACTCTTCTTGAAGCCCAGGAGCATGCCGGTAAACTTCTATCTCAATAG
- the rpmA gene encoding 50S ribosomal protein L27 has product MRINFFDLQFFAHKKGQGSTTNGRDSIGKRLGIKKYAGEVVKGGNILVRQRGTKVHPGLNVGRGKDDTLFALSAGVVKYHTKGDRKFVSIETM; this is encoded by the coding sequence ATGCGTATCAATTTTTTTGATCTGCAGTTCTTTGCTCATAAAAAGGGTCAGGGAAGCACAACAAACGGCCGAGACAGCATTGGCAAACGGCTTGGAATAAAGAAATACGCAGGGGAAGTAGTGAAAGGCGGAAATATCCTTGTTCGTCAGCGCGGGACAAAAGTCCATCCTGGCTTGAATGTGGGGCGCGGTAAGGATGACACTCTTTTTGCTCTTTCAGCAGGAGTTGTGAAATATCATACAAAAGGTGACAGAAAATTTGTTTCTATAGAAACTATGTAA
- a CDS encoding DUF4198 domain-containing protein, whose protein sequence is MMIKNATKALLTGIMVCVFALPAFAHFQMVYTSESALEKGGDIDLKLVFTHPFEAGHTMKMEQPEAFYVVHKEKKTNLLKETKQITWTSLTNSEKAFERSYKLRGMGDFVFCLIPAPYFEAQEDAYIQQMTKVVVNVAGIPTDWDGEMGLPAEIVPLDKPYALWTGNVFRGIVKSEGNPVPFAEIEVEYLNHEPLMDKNSFAKEAHVEAPQDAFVTMTIKADANGCFTFGIPRKGWWGFAALGVGPKNTHEGKELSQDAVIWVQARDMK, encoded by the coding sequence ATGATGATAAAGAATGCAACCAAAGCACTTTTAACAGGTATCATGGTTTGTGTTTTTGCTCTTCCGGCCTTTGCGCACTTTCAAATGGTGTATACTTCCGAGAGTGCCCTTGAAAAAGGCGGGGATATTGATCTTAAACTAGTGTTTACCCATCCCTTTGAAGCTGGCCATACTATGAAAATGGAGCAGCCTGAAGCATTTTATGTGGTTCACAAAGAAAAAAAGACAAATTTGCTCAAAGAAACTAAACAGATTACCTGGACAAGCCTTACTAATAGTGAAAAAGCTTTTGAACGGTCTTACAAGCTTAGAGGTATGGGAGATTTTGTATTTTGTCTCATCCCAGCTCCTTATTTCGAAGCACAGGAGGATGCCTACATCCAGCAAATGACAAAAGTTGTAGTTAATGTTGCCGGAATTCCTACGGATTGGGATGGAGAAATGGGACTTCCGGCTGAAATAGTTCCCCTTGACAAACCCTATGCACTTTGGACAGGAAATGTATTTAGAGGTATTGTCAAAAGCGAAGGCAATCCCGTTCCTTTTGCCGAAATTGAAGTTGAATATTTAAATCATGAACCACTTATGGATAAAAACAGTTTTGCAAAAGAAGCCCATGTAGAAGCTCCACAGGATGCATTTGTTACGATGACGATTAAAGCCGATGCAAATGGTTGTTTCACCTTCGGCATTCCTCGTAAAGGCTGGTGGGGATTTGCGGCCCTCGGTGTAGGGCCTAAGAATACACATGAAGGCAAGGAGTTAAGTCAAGATGCTGTTATCTGGGTTCAGGCCAGAGATATGAAGTAA